A genomic window from bacterium includes:
- a CDS encoding CopG family transcriptional regulator has protein sequence MPAAAKRSTVYLEPEVHRVLRLKAAETDRTISELVNEALKQSLAEDAEDLAAFDERARERSVSFEKAVRDMRRRGKL, from the coding sequence ATGCCTGCTGCTGCCAAGCGCTCGACGGTTTACCTGGAGCCTGAAGTTCACCGCGTGCTGCGCCTCAAGGCGGCCGAGACCGATCGGACCATCTCCGAGCTGGTGAACGAGGCGCTCAAACAAAGCCTGGCAGAGGACGCCGAGGACCTTGCCGCATTCGACGAACGGGCCCGCGAGCGGAGCGTGAGCTTCGAGAAGGCGGTCCGGGATATGCGGCGACGTGGAAAGCTATAG
- a CDS encoding type II toxin-antitoxin system RelE/ParE family toxin codes for MESYRLLIKASAAKELERVGQKADRRRLVARIESLATDPRPAGCEKLSGAEDKYRVRQGSHRVVYAIDDEARTITIFKVGHRRDVYR; via the coding sequence GTGGAAAGCTATAGGCTGCTCATCAAGGCGTCGGCCGCCAAGGAGCTAGAGCGCGTCGGCCAGAAGGCTGACCGCAGACGACTCGTCGCCAGGATCGAGAGTCTTGCAACGGACCCGCGGCCTGCGGGTTGCGAAAAGCTGAGCGGGGCGGAAGACAAGTACCGTGTCCGCCAAGGCAGTCATCGCGTCGTGTACGCGATCGACGACGAAGCTCGGACCATCACGATCTTCAAGGTCGGTCATCGGCGCGATGTCTACCGCTGA
- a CDS encoding type II toxin-antitoxin system Phd/YefM family antitoxin has translation MKTVALAKMKDDLSRYLRLAADEEIVITKHGRPAGVLIGFEDEQAWLDYRLEHHPEFLTRIAQAREALLADRGVRIEDVGT, from the coding sequence CTGAAAACGGTGGCTCTGGCGAAGATGAAGGATGACCTCTCCCGCTACCTCCGCCTCGCCGCCGATGAGGAGATCGTGATCACGAAGCACGGGCGCCCAGCGGGGGTGCTCATCGGGTTCGAAGATGAGCAGGCCTGGTTGGACTACCGACTCGAGCACCATCCCGAGTTCCTGACCAGGATCGCCCAAGCGCGCGAAGCCTTGCTCGCCGATCGCGGCGTCAGAATCGAGGACGTCGGCACGTAG
- a CDS encoding GNAT family N-acetyltransferase → MHIDVRPDDLSSPEMQSLIAEHLAGMHSNSPPGHVNALALNSLRTPNVTFWAAWLEGHLCGCGALKELDPLTGEVKSMRTRAAFLRRGVGQAVLNEIVRTARQRGYACLLLETGTGEAFAPAHELYRRNGFEWRGAFGEYIATEFNVFMAKVLA, encoded by the coding sequence ATGCACATCGACGTTCGTCCAGACGATCTGTCGTCTCCGGAAATGCAGTCACTGATCGCCGAACATCTCGCCGGAATGCACAGCAACTCTCCGCCCGGCCACGTCAACGCGCTCGCACTCAACAGCCTCCGCACCCCGAATGTCACCTTCTGGGCTGCGTGGCTGGAGGGCCACTTGTGCGGATGCGGGGCGCTGAAAGAACTGGACCCGCTGACTGGCGAGGTCAAGTCCATGCGCACGCGCGCAGCCTTTCTTCGTCGCGGTGTCGGACAAGCTGTCCTCAATGAAATCGTTCGTACGGCGCGTCAGCGTGGATACGCGTGTTTGCTTCTCGAAACCGGCACGGGTGAGGCGTTCGCACCCGCGCACGAGCTCTATCGGCGCAACGGCTTTGAGTGGCGCGGTGCGTTCGGCGAGTACATCGCCACGGAGTTCAATGTGTTCATGGCCAAGGTCCTTGCGTAG